CTCTGTGAACTTGAAATCCATAGTAACAATGGGACAGCAAGAACAATTTCCTGTGTCAGATATTGTGGCATTTTACAAAAGAAGCCGCTGACAGAAGCTATGAGCAAAGTCAAGACAGGATGACTTCTGGAATCTCAATGACTGATTAGTTTTGTTGTGACTGATTGTGCTTTCTAGGAACTGAATATCCAAATCTCATTGACTTTCCAATTTTTCTTCTCTCAGGTCAGTCAGTGGCTCTTGGCAAAGCATGACATCGCCGTTATGTGTGCCTGAAGAATTTTGTTGGAATCCATTTACTTCTCTGAGTATTGAATTTAACTCACACACTTTTGGAAACACCCCTAATTTAAGTCTGCACGAATAGGCTTGTATTTAACAGGTGATCATTAGATCAAATTGGATTTCCTTAAGATTTACTGCTCAATGATTCTAACTAATATCTATCCTTCCAAGACAGCGGTGCTGGTGAAGATGTCTATGTTCTAGGCGAACTGTGGTTAAAGAAAACTCCAGTTCAAATTCTCAGGAAATGTAGAAACGTCACCTGAACACTATCCTACATATTTAATCTGGTAAACCTTCTTCCCTGCTCTTACTGCCCAAATGCCCTATTATGTAAACAACAGCTGTTAATTCTCTCACTGTTTATTAGAATACTCAACAATATAGAATCCAGGGTAGAAACCGAGTCTTAGTATTACATACCccaggtgaagaaaaaaaaggaactttcCCTTGTAATACACATCAGTCACTCTAGAAAATATGCTGTCATCATGCTTTATAAGGATCTCAAAAGGCAAGTAAATATTACTCAAAATGTCAAAGCAAAcaaactttgacttttttttttttaagttctggtGATCATAAAATTCTAATCAAGTAtaggggagggggggaaaaaagcagaAGTTTTCCAGTAACAACTTTATTTACCCCCCCTAATTTACCATGGAAAAACTGGAAATCAAATGTCATTATGCTATAAGTCTATACTTACTTTCAACAAAAATGTAACATAGTGTTAAAACTGGCTTTCCAAAATTGTTACAGCATAGCTGTACTCTTCATTAGTGAGCGTGAAGCTGGAATATAGAATTCTGTTTAAACAGTCCTCGTACGTTCTTACAAAAATAGAATTCAATCAGACAAGGACTTCAGTTATACCACTTGGCAAACTCCGAATTTCAACAGAGTCTTTTTCCTCTTGCAGTTAAAGCAAAAATCAAATACCACTTCTTTTTCACAAAGATGACTCGGGCTGATTGCTTGGCACTTTTTTAATGTCTACCACAACGGCAGGGACGTTTTCCATTTTAGTCCTCCTGGGCTTCTTCTCTAAATTATCACTGAGTTCTAGACAAGAAATGCTAACTGACCGGGACTTGTCAGCATCCTTTCCAGGAGGGGCTGGCGGCCTTGTTCCACAACATTGCTTCAAAGCGCACTGAGTTCTGCAGGCAAGTTCACAAGGGACTACACTTGACTTAGAGCCTACACTGGCAAACTCCGGTTGGATGGTAGTGGCGTGAATTCCCTGATTATGGAAAACATCCTTAATGGTTTTGGCCACCTGCATGTACGATGCTGGGTCTTCACATTTTATGTGAGCGGTAGCGATGATCCTGCTTCCAGCAAGTTGCCAAACGTGTAATTCATGAACTTCCTCCACCCCTTCAACAGCTCGAAGTTCTTTTATCAAATGCTTGATATCAATTTGTTTAGGAACAGTTTGTAGAAGAATCAGAGCAGACTCCTTAAGCAACGGGTAAGTCGTGTAAAGAAGTATACAAACCATGACAACACAGAGAGTTGGATCTAAATAGAGCACCCAGCAGGGACCAACCTCATAAATGGTCGCTTGAGTACCATTAATCTTGTCTACAAAGGCTTTGCAGGGGTCAGGGGCACACGGGTTCACACACAACCCCACTTCTGGACAACCTTTCCAAGAAAAGTAAAAGACCAACGCATTTATGACTACAATTACTGAACCCAAAGCATCTCCGAAGACATGTAGAAAAACTCCTCGCATGTTAAGCTGCGcagcctgctcctcctctcccaattcTTCATGTTCGGACTCTCTGATAGGGTTTCCATTCACTTGTACTTCTATTCCATCGCTCCTGGATTTTTCAGGAtctacaaagaaataaaattctcTATCAAATACATTTAAAGTCTTCTTACAGAGATTTTCATCTAATATCACTTATGTGACAGAAGTGAAACATAATTTTAATGCCCAGGTCCGTGGGCATCGTAAAGGTCTGTGCGCAtaagtaatatgtgcgctcaaccaggtgcaccactgcccaggcccgaaacaaaatttttaaaatgcgTCCAGGGCATCATGAACAGACACTTTGGAACAGCTGGTCTGTAATGACTCTGGCTAAAGCCATCACGATGATTGGAGTCAGGAGGCagtacagtggatgaagcatttggacttttgagcatgaagtcctgagctcactccccagcactgcatatgccagagtgatgccttagttctctgtctctttgctaaATAAATTCTTCCCtggtgggggggagatagcataatggttactgcaaacagagtttcatgcctgagacccaggttcaatctcccacaccaccataagctgaacagtgctctggccaagaactaataataataataaatcagtccTTCCCCATGCATAcagctcccccctccctctcaaaacAGTCCACCTTCGAAGGGGTGGGGTCCTAAGAACGCGCACCAAGCATGACAGAAAGCCAGAGCAAGCACAACTAGGGATAAGCCCAGAGCGGACCTGGCGTGAAGCCGAGCTCTGTGCCTCTGTCCGAGCTCCGGCTCCACACGGGGAGTCAGCCTAGAGATAGTCAGCgacggccacctctccagattcaaaggaggtctcgaaactcgacgtcaggctccacctgacgctgtggactggctgcgGACGAGGGCAAACgctaggagcagcagcagcagaagtcTAGAGAGCGGGGCGCCGACAAGTACGGCCCGGGCGAGGCTGGGCCAGGCGCTCCCGGAGCGGAGGAGGGAGCTGAGGAGCGGCGCGTAAACGCGCGCTACCCGCCACCcgcccgcacccgcacccgccccGCGTCCCCACACCAGCTTCGCGTCCTGCCGGGCAGGAGGAAGGCGCCGCGCACAAGCCCCCCCAGCCCGCCACCACCTCACAGACCCGACGTCCTGCATCGCCCAGGCGGCAAACTGTCGGCGTCTGAGGACACGGGGGGGACGCGC
The sequence above is a segment of the Erinaceus europaeus chromosome 19, mEriEur2.1, whole genome shotgun sequence genome. Coding sequences within it:
- the SLC30A1 gene encoding proton-coupled zinc antiporter SLC30A1, whose translation is MGCWGRNRGRLLCMLLLTFLFMVLEVVVSRVTASLAMLSDSFHMLSDVLALVVALVAERFARRTHATQKNTFGWIRAEVMGALVNAIFLTGLCFAILLEAVERFLEPHEMQRPLVVLGVGAAGLVVNVLGLCLFHHHSGLGHGHAHGPARAPHAAPGLPAPDPEETNILVPAGASANGLLPEPADPEKSRSDGIEVQVNGNPIRESEHEELGEEEQAAQLNMRGVFLHVFGDALGSVIVVINALVFYFSWKGCPEVGLCVNPCAPDPCKAFVDKINGTQATIYEVGPCWVLYLDPTLCVVMVCILLYTTYPLLKESALILLQTVPKQIDIKHLIKELRAVEGVEEVHELHVWQLAGSRIIATAHIKCEDPASYMQVAKTIKDVFHNQGIHATTIQPEFASVGSKSSVVPCELACRTQCALKQCCGTRPPAPPGKDADKSRSVSISCLELSDNLEKKPRRTKMENVPAVVVDIKKVPSNQPESSL